From Gimesia panareensis, the proteins below share one genomic window:
- a CDS encoding DUF2975 domain-containing protein, whose amino-acid sequence MATHDRTRLVCRLLYVGSVLAIWLVPLLLLLVWFFADQIAVANRYVPQSAVSFPLTVFKKGGMVLLTALVTAPIYWGLFALRRFLSACCNEEYLTAQNSHNLKRFACGFLGTALLSPLSGVVMSVLLTLDNPPGQKMLVISISSTQITMAAVGCLLLVVASLLQRASLIAEEHAQII is encoded by the coding sequence ATGGCGACTCATGATCGAACCCGGCTGGTCTGCCGACTGTTATATGTAGGGAGTGTATTGGCAATCTGGCTGGTTCCATTGCTCCTGCTTCTGGTCTGGTTTTTTGCTGATCAGATCGCTGTTGCGAATCGGTATGTCCCGCAAAGTGCGGTTTCTTTTCCCCTGACTGTCTTTAAAAAGGGGGGAATGGTTCTGCTGACTGCGCTCGTGACCGCTCCCATCTACTGGGGACTGTTTGCCCTGCGTCGGTTTCTGAGTGCCTGTTGTAACGAAGAGTATCTGACTGCACAAAACAGCCACAACCTGAAACGATTCGCCTGCGGCTTCCTGGGAACAGCGCTGCTCTCTCCCTTGTCAGGTGTTGTAATGAGTGTGCTGCTCACGCTGGACAATCCACCGGGACAGAAAATGCTGGTGATCAGTATCAGTTCCACGCAGATCACGATGGCAGCCGTGGGATGTCTGCTGCTGGTGGTGGCCAGTCTGCTTCAGCGGGCCAGCCTGATTGCGGAAGAGCATGCGCAGATCATTTAA
- a CDS encoding sulfatase-like hydrolase/transferase, which translates to MSLFVLSICVPVFQTETNAATRSPGDRPNLIVIMVDDMGYAGVSCFGNPYFKTPEIDRLAKEGLKLTDFHSSGTVCSPTRAGLLTGRYQQRAGIEAVIHPVSDHPEHRKGLKPVENTFAESLKQAGYRTGLIGKWHQGYPQNSDEYHPDNHGFDTFVGYHSGNIDFISHVGDHVKHDWWHGRNETKEAGYSTHLINQYALQFIKDNQDRPFCLYLAHEAIHNPVQVPGDPVRRTEEEGWKRWKPANEAERIEKFKGMTLPVDEGVGQIREFLVKSGLDKNTFVLFFSDNGPSRDFPSGSPKLRGWKGSVYEGGHRVPAIAWWPGRIKPGTVSKVPAISIDVMPTLLGIAQVTPPEDRPLDGVDLSPVLFEQQGLPPRPLFWASLSNRGGRAEAMRDGPWKLVVQHPRATPGTFENEKVELYRLDQDPEEKANLLKSKPQQAAKMLKQLKAWYRDTQSTATPQTGGWLSKGS; encoded by the coding sequence GTGAGCCTGTTTGTTCTCAGCATCTGTGTGCCTGTTTTTCAGACAGAGACAAATGCAGCAACGCGATCGCCGGGTGATCGTCCCAATCTGATTGTGATCATGGTCGACGATATGGGGTATGCCGGAGTGAGCTGTTTCGGCAATCCTTACTTCAAAACTCCCGAGATCGACCGGCTGGCAAAAGAAGGGTTAAAGCTGACTGACTTTCATTCCTCGGGTACAGTCTGTTCCCCCACTCGTGCCGGCCTGCTGACCGGTCGCTATCAGCAGCGGGCGGGAATTGAGGCGGTGATTCATCCCGTCAGCGATCATCCCGAGCACCGAAAAGGCCTGAAACCAGTTGAAAATACGTTCGCCGAATCGCTCAAGCAGGCCGGGTATCGGACCGGTTTGATCGGGAAATGGCACCAGGGCTATCCGCAAAATTCGGATGAGTATCATCCCGATAATCACGGCTTCGACACTTTTGTTGGCTATCATAGCGGGAATATCGACTTCATCAGTCACGTGGGCGATCATGTGAAACATGACTGGTGGCACGGGCGGAACGAGACAAAGGAAGCCGGCTACTCGACGCATCTGATCAATCAGTATGCGTTGCAGTTCATCAAGGACAACCAGGATCGTCCCTTCTGTCTGTACCTCGCACATGAGGCGATTCACAACCCCGTGCAGGTCCCCGGCGATCCCGTACGTCGCACTGAAGAGGAAGGCTGGAAACGCTGGAAGCCGGCAAATGAAGCTGAGCGCATTGAAAAGTTTAAGGGGATGACGTTGCCGGTTGATGAGGGCGTTGGTCAGATTCGAGAGTTCCTGGTCAAATCGGGGCTCGACAAAAATACCTTTGTGCTGTTCTTCTCTGACAATGGACCCTCGCGCGATTTTCCCAGTGGCAGTCCGAAGCTGCGGGGCTGGAAAGGCTCCGTCTATGAAGGGGGGCACCGTGTGCCTGCCATCGCCTGGTGGCCGGGACGGATCAAGCCGGGGACCGTTTCGAAGGTGCCCGCCATCAGTATTGATGTCATGCCGACCCTGCTGGGGATTGCCCAGGTCACTCCGCCTGAAGATCGTCCTCTGGATGGAGTCGATCTGTCCCCGGTCCTGTTTGAGCAGCAGGGGTTGCCGCCACGTCCCCTGTTCTGGGCTTCACTTTCCAACCGGGGAGGCCGGGCCGAAGCAATGCGGGACGGCCCCTGGAAACTGGTGGTGCAGCATCCCCGCGCCACGCCGGGCACGTTCGAAAATGAAAAAGTAGAACTCTATCGGCTGGATCAGGATCCGGAAGAGAAAGCAAATCTGCTCAAATCCAAACCGCAGCAGGCTGCGAAAATGCTGAAACAACTCAAAGCCTGGTATCGCGATACGCAATCCACAGCAACCCCACAGACAGGGGGCTGGTTGTCGAAAGGGAGTTGA